Within the Amaranthus tricolor cultivar Red isolate AtriRed21 chromosome 15, ASM2621246v1, whole genome shotgun sequence genome, the region CTTACAAATTGGCAAGGAATTATGCTTtccaaaaaataattcaaaaaggCATTTTCAGTTTTCTACAAGATTAAAAATGTGAAGTATTAGCTTGGCcttacaaacaaaaaaaataaaattctaccTAAATCTGTCTATAGAACATAAACTAGCTAACTCCCCAGTAGAACCCTTATGCAGGTGCCAGGCAGCACTGTCGATTCGTAGAATAAGTAGAATTCAGTATCGTTTAGAGCATAAATCAACCACTTTTGTCTCAAACTATGATTCGAAGATTCAAAGCAGATACGCTTATACATATTCTTGTGCAAAATGGGGTCATGAATTCACCCTTTCGATGGAAACTTCTTTCAGATTCTCATGCTCTGGTTTTGCTGTTACAGGTAAATCGACAAGCACATTTGGAGGAGCAAAATACATGTGTACTGACATCATGCATATAATTATACCCAAGAAAAGCTGCAACAACAAAGCAATACAAGATCATCAAAACTCATTGAACATGGAAAATGAGAGCGGCATTCTTTTAATTTCTAGAAACATCTCCATGTACAGGGGAGAATACACGGAGACCTTCCTAGAAACTAAGAGGAGGATAATATAACATTCCAACTTCTAGAACTTCCAAACATTCAAACAAATGATCGAGATAAAGAGGATAAGTCTTCCAAGTTAGGGATGGCAGACGGGTAAAATTATATGGGTTTCGCACCGCATCTTTTTTTTTGACCTGATCAAGAGGGTGAAGAAGAGGGAGGATGGTTGACAAACCTGTAGGGTTGGCTTGAAATTGAACAGATAAACAGACAAAATCATCGTCAGCAGCATCGCCATTGAAGTGGAATAAACCTGAACTTTCAATTTATACCCTTTTAGACAAAACAATTAACTATACTACGCTAAAAATTACGTCTATTAGTTAAAAGAGAATACAATGATACATCCTATCCTGCATCGacctttcatttcaaatattagATGTTTAAAGATTATATTTTCTTACCTTCACAATGTTATCTGCGTACTTCATTAGCCATGAAACGAGCAATCCCGAAGACCCTAAATTCAGAATGACCATCCAGGTTGCCAAACTATATCCATCAAAAAGGCGTTGCCACCATGGTCCCTTTTCAAACCCACTCGTAAAATCATCTAAAACTAAGCGAGCCATGTTGAATATAGCGCCAAATCTGGGgaagaaaaaaatttgattgaTTTACATCTGACTAAATTCAAATGCAAACTTAAGCAAGTGCTACTGTATACCAGGTTCATGATTTACAGTTGTTTTTGCAGAGAGCATCAAGtagaacaagaaaaaaaaaataaaaagctcCATAAATTACGACGTTTTACTAGTATTTTTATTTAACTTGGTATAGGCTTAACGTCTGTAGGCAAATACATCAACCAGACTCAGGTAATCACTGACAAAGTATACACATAACAATATAAGTATCTCCGAGCATACAGCGCTAGATAGAGATACGTACGTATAAAGTTGTACATTCTGCCAATACAGGCTGtcattgttcttcttcatcaggAACTCGGTATAAACACCAGCTAACGCTGATAGACATGCTGACAAGATTCCAAACAGATACCCCTGGATTGGCGCAGAGAGAAGTGAGTCGCAAGATGACTGCCCGCAACCTTTGACCTATTATGAATTAATGAAATACAGAATAATCAATCTGCTGGCTACAATTTACATGACAAGTGTAACTGTCTGCAACATAATACTTATAGTTCATCTTTTTTTGATACTTAAAGGTATTGACACGCATCTCcacaaatcacttaaaaaaagAGTCATAAAGGTTTCAGCGGATCACCTGGCTTGTGGTTGTCCCAACAGCCAGCAAAATAATTGCCATCCACTGCAAGTTCGATAactttttcttcaaaaataacCTGCGTTAACAATATATCTTCAAAACTAAAATTCCATATAAATAGATTGATGAGCCtgttagaaaattaattaaaagtaaaaaaaattgttacacACAATTAAACAGGTGTAGATTTGAATAGGCAATCCTTGAATAAATAACAATAGAAGTACCTGAAAAGTATGCCAGTCGTAACAATCTTGAGATTGCCCATAATCTGATAAGTAGATGTATCCACATAAGTGAGAGTGGCGAATTGAACATTGTTGTGTATTAGATAAATAATAGACGGGATCGGAAATAGTCGCACACATTTCCAATCAGTTGTCATCCTTACAGAAGGTGACGTCCGGACCTCCCTCCAAAGAAGTATGCTAGATACCACCAACTAATTATACCAACACAAAGAAAGGAAACAAATGAGTAGTAGGcatgattgaacaatgaagcCGTTGAAGGTGCTTGAAATACACATAGAAGATAAAGAGCATGGAGTACCTTGAAAACTTCAGCGAGGAATGGAACAGTTGCATAATCATACTTGTAACCACCATTACTCTGTgacaaagttgttaaaattccCTGCCATACAAAAGTGCAGTGGCATTACACATAAAGCAGGTAAATAGGTCATTTGCTAGTGTACTTGTTTCAAATGCAATCAAGTACACAATACaataatgccaaagccttagtcCTGATGATATGGGGTCCATAACATGAACTGAAACAAATAAATGAGGGAAATCATCCCTAACGAAGTCCACAATTAAGACATATCTCGAAAACGACCTTGATAGCATTAAGGCAAAGAATGTTGATTAACTCGAGCAACACTTTCAAGCAAGACATACTACCTTAGTAAGAAAAAATGATCCGCGTGCCATAGTGCAAAACAAGGCTGCGTCGTATAGATATTAATTTTACTGAACTGTTTTTCTTCCATCGCTGTTAAGGTGTAAAATACAATACCGTATTTTAGGCCGTATCAAGGAATATCTCACGACATCGGCCCAAATTTAACGATACTACATTTTTTAACTATGGCAGATGCGCTCCCCTCTTATAATGGTGCATCAAAGGCTATCACGACTAGTCCTATGAGCCTTTATTGAAGTGTGCACTTAGCTGTTCAAACATACTTGGGGACAGTTTGGGAGCATAATGTGGTCTTACAAGGCGTGGTGTCCCAGGGTCTGTGTTGATCCAATGAGATTTCTCATGCTCCCTTGTAACTTCCCCCCAATCAACTTGTAGCCATGAATATGTAGCCTTTGAAATCAAATTCATTAGGAAAGTCCTAGCTTAaaattgtttgaaaattttctcaTGCATTCAATGGGTTCTAGCTGGGGAGTTTGGGTTGATAAAACCCCTTTGTACAATcaatttaagcttttagttgagttggttccgtgacatgttatatactttaacaatcTGGCTATCTACCGGAATGTACTTAGGTTCCTCCAAAGTAATTTTGTGATCTTTCTGGAGTTGTTAGTGGTTCTCTAGTGTGCCAATGAGGCTTCCCGCATAGTCATCCCACTTAGCCCACATAAATCATGGAATGCCTTGGAGCCGTGAATTACAGACTTTGAAATGGGGTCAAATAGACCTATTCCGAAGTCAAACTCAAAGCGCATCAAATATCTTCCACATTTCTCATGGTCCTCGGAAGAAAATTTGGATAGATAAAACCGCCTTCTGCAAGCTTATTTGACCATAAGGTAATTTATTAGTGTGTCTACAAAGGCATACTTAGGGGTTCTTTGCGATCATTTTGTGGCTTTGCTAGGGCTGTTTATGGGTTGCCTATGGCCTATGGTGACCTAATGAGACTTCCCATGTTGCCTTTTCACTTTGCTCCCAAAAAATTCCTGCAAAGGCATCAATTTAGCCTCTAAAATGGGGGTTATCATGATTCTATGAAAATCTTTCCACAATCCTCGGCAGTCCTAATTGAGTGATTTGGGTCGATAAACCTGGCTTTGTACAAATGAATATATTTATAGAGACTTTATCTACGTTTCTGTCTACCAACATACTTAGAGACTCTTTAGTATCATTCTATGGACATCCATATGTTGTTTGTAGTTCCTTAGCATAGTGCGAAAACAAGGACACATCACATCATATAGGCCATAAAAGTGAAGgttttcaaaagaaaataaaaaaacctgATATTTCCCGCGTTGTAAAGTTCTGAAAAACCGCGTATGGGACAAGGAATTTCTCACCTACTCTCCCAAAGACCCATTGCAGGATGTACACTAGTCCCTAACATTAACAGTGTTTCCCAATTCGTCATTTGAATTGGCCATTCACCCAAAGTGTCCAACCGAATTCACCCAAAGTGTCCAAGAATACGCCCAAAATGACCTAAAATTCACTTGTTTCCATTCTAAATAACCAAGGTGCCTTAGTTTCAGTTCACTAAAAACCACAACCTAATCAATACCCCCCAAATCCACAAACAAACCTAACTTTTCTAAATATTTCTTGTTGGGCAACAATCATATAATTAGTTAATCAGGGATCACATTGCATACccaacatagtgcaaaaacaaggttgcATCATCACATCTAAACCCAGAAAAGTAATGAAAATCAGCAACAATTCACATCATTTGATCTAAAACACActgataatattaacaacaaaagCATCCGAGAAGCAAGATTTTAAATTAGATTAGAATACCTGAGAGCTAGTAAGAATGGTGAGAAGAGCAGCAACGAAGAACCACTGCATTGTTTTGAGGACGAgatcttccttctttttcttcttttcaatattcttcttAGAATTACTTTgtttttacaaaaatataacTTCTGAAAGTGGGAAAATCAAGAGGGAATTTTGTGGAtcttctttatacattgatttTTTGGGGAAATACAAGCTCTAAAAAATCAGTGGAGTCCAACTGTTAAACTGCAATTgaagaaaggaagaaagaaagaaaaaacattGAACTGGATTTTGGACACAGAAATTGTAATGATGGGTTACTTAGGGCTCTTGGGCATGGGGTTGGGTGAATGGGTTCGGTCTTATTCCGATATTGCCACATCCAACGTCAAAAGCAGCTAAAAACAAAGAACACGAATCACTCTTGTGAGTTGTGAGAATACATGAATTTGTgagcaaaaaaataattattgggCTACCATGATAGCATGTGGGCTTGGGCTGTATGTGGGCCTAATTTTTGGGTGGCAAGCAGAATCCAACATAGTCGATGACATAACTTGACACAACATAACTTGATACAAGACATGATAAAAACCATACATAGGCGATCCAGTACAACCCAATTTTAGGGTGGCAACCATCAATCCTAAAAGATATATTAAATGGTAGGTACTTTACTTGACGAGTATATGAAATACAATTATTAAAGCATAtataaaaatagtgaaaatcaaGTTTACATGACTTATACCTAACTTTTACTATTTATCTCATCATTGACCTTCATTTAAGCAAAAGGGTGGTTTTTTTTGcgaaaaatagaataaaatgagatttgttttaaataaaattcttaaaataatttttgaaaaattttaattttcaaaataagcgtcttctCCGCATCTGAGAGTGATACttgtttgttgttattaatagataataagagaaaaaaattaccacaattttgttcgctgttactagcagaaacaaaagaaagacaatgtcataacgtttgaaaagataaaaaaataaatcactAGTTGAACTAACATTTGTTGTCATTTGTCATTTCAAACATTATgacattattttctttttcttctttgttggtaataacaaaaaaaaaattgacttttTCTGACCAATTTTAATAGCGAACAAATAATACACGACCTCAGCTTTAACAtgtataattttgaaattaaaaatttttcaatGCTTACTTTgaaaatttctttaaaataagcttttttcttttcaaattttcaatacgACATCTGATGTAAGAATATGTGATGTTTAGTAGTCAccagtttttattatttttctcatcACAACTAACCTTCATTTACTTCTATTTTTTCTCTATATCCATTACTACCAACTATATTAAAATTACATTACTAATACCTAGTTTTCTTTAgcatttatgattttaataatacactaataatgTCAAAGTCTTAATCCTAATAAAAAATTCGATCAACTTATAACTATAGTAATAAAGACAAAAAACAAAgtgaatataattttaaataatcaatgaaaaatttAGTAAAGTGATGAACAATCAAATAACATTTCATTGATTTAGTAAATGGCAATTAcaacaatttataaataaacaaatttattattatatatcgaTCCTtcattaatagaatattaaaatttgtagcaaatattttaaaatgacgAGGTTATTAGTCTG harbors:
- the LOC130801343 gene encoding CMP-sialic acid transporter 1; amino-acid sequence: MQWFFVAALLTILTSSQGILTTLSQSNGGYKYDYATVPFLAEVFKLVVSSILLWREVRTSPSVRMTTDWKCVRLFPIPSIIYLIHNNVQFATLTYVDTSTYQIMGNLKIVTTGILFRLFLKKKLSNLQWMAIILLAVGTTTSQVKGCGQSSCDSLLSAPIQGYLFGILSACLSALAGVYTEFLMKKNNDSLYWQNVQLYTFGAIFNMARLVLDDFTSGFEKGPWWQRLFDGYSLATWMVILNLGSSGLLVSWLMKYADNIVKVYSTSMAMLLTMILSVYLFNFKPTLQLFLGIIICMMSVHMYFAPPNVLVDLPVTAKPEHENLKEVSIERVNS